From a region of the Alnus glutinosa chromosome 1, dhAlnGlut1.1, whole genome shotgun sequence genome:
- the LOC133863820 gene encoding trihelix transcription factor ASR3 codes for MALEQNLSLAQNGVDGETDGASNGVDARPTSVDGDKTPRLPRWTRQEILVLIQGKRVAETRARRGRTSGLAFGSGQVEPKWASVSSYCKRHGVNRGPVQCRKRWSNLAGDFKKIKEWESQVKDETESFWVMRNDLRRERRLPGFFDKEVYDILDSGSPAAPETPGLALALAPGPGPVPAAENMEEGGALFDSGRVAAAEDGLFSDFEQEESGRSPEKTKDTTVPAPMPISEKQYQPAPRGCQGQGTTNEKQPASNPEVGSASQDGRKRKRLATEEDEEAIGMQNQLVDVLERNGKMLTAQLEAQNVNFLLDREQRKDDVNGLIGVLNKLADALGKIADKL; via the exons ATGGCTTTGGAGCAGAACCTAAGCCTCGCTCAAAACGGCGTTGACGGCGAGACGGACGGCGCGAGTAACGGCGTCGACGCCAGGCCGACCTCCGTCGATGGCGACAAAACGCCGAGGCTCCCCCGGTGGACCAGGCAGGAGATTCTGGTGCTCATACAGGGAAAACGGGTCGCGGAGACCCGGGCGAGGCGGGGACGCACCTCCGGGTTGGCGTTCGGGTCGGGCCAGGTGGAGCCCAAGTGGGCCTCGGTCTCTTCGTACTGTAAGCGGCACGGGGTGAACCGGGGGCCGGTCCAGTGCCGTAAGCGGTGGAGCAATCTGGCCGGAGACTTCAAGAAGATCAAGGAATGGGAGTCTCAGGTGAAGGACGAAACGGAGTCGTTTTGGGTGATGAGGAACGACCTGAGAAGGGAGAGGAGGTTGCCGGGGTTTTTCGATAAGGAGGTTTATGATATCTTGGATTCCGGGTCGCCCGCGGCCCCTGAGACTCCGGGTCTGGCTTTGGCTCTCGCTCCGGGTCCGGGTCCGGTTCCTGCAGCTGAGAACATGGAGGAGGGTGGCGCGTTGTTCGATAGTGGGAGGGTCGCCGCCGCGGAGGACGGGTTGTTCTCGGATTTTGAGCAGGAGGAATCAGGTCGGAGCCCCGAGAAGACGAAGGATACTACGGTTCCTGCTCCTATGCCAATTTCAG AGAAGCAGTATCAACCAGCACCACGAGGCTGTCAGGGTCAAG GAACAACAAACGAGAAACAGCCTGCCTCAAATCCTGAGGTAGGATCTGCTTCTCAAGACGGTCGGAAGCGGAAAAGGTTAGCAACCGAAGAAGACGAGGAAGCAATTGGTATGCAGAATCAGTTGGTTGACGTACTGGAAAGGAATGGAAAAATGCTGACCGCCCAACTTGAAGCTCAGAATGTGAATTTCCTACTGGATCGTGAACAGCGGAAAGATGATGTTAATGGCTTGATTGGTGTTCTTAATAAGCTTGCGGatgctttaggaaaaattgcagATAAGTTGTAG
- the LOC133858665 gene encoding uncharacterized protein LOC133858665 has translation MALVNAPALQFKSSAVFGICSKPFNFLPIQSRNFFEKPLLVEARANIRKESAKIRNRRMLKKFNGTPTRPRLSVFSSDKQLYAMLVDDQNNKCLFYGSTLQKSIRQHPPCSTIEAAKRVGEELVLACNDLHINEISSYDRNGFACGERMQAFEIAISGHGFLPR, from the exons ATGGCTCTTGTGAATGCTCCTGCGCTGCAATTCAAGTCTTCTGCTGTCTTTGGGATCTGTTCAAAACCCTTTAACTTCCTTCCCATTCAGAGTAGAA ATTTCTTTGAGAAGCCATTGCTTGTTGAAGCGAGGGCAAATATTAGAAAAGAAAGTGCAAAAATACGAAACAGGAGGATGCTAAAGAAG TTTAATGGCACACCTACAAGACCAAGGCTTTCAGTATTCTCTTCAGACAAGCAGTTGTACGCTATGCTGGTAGATGATCAAAACAACAAGTGTTTGTTTTATGGAAGCACTTTGCAGAAATCTATTCGTCAGCATCCCCCTTGTAGCACCATA GAAGCTGCTAAACGTGTTGGTGAGGAGCTTGTCCTGGCTTGTAATGATTTACACATAAATGAAATATCATCTTATGATCGCAATGGTTTTGCTTGTGGGGAAAGAATGCAAGCctttgagattgcaatttcTGGTCATGGGTTCTTGCCGCGATAG
- the LOC133863826 gene encoding uncharacterized protein LOC133863826 has protein sequence MASSESMDDSFRVRVEKVFGSLAPSKSSALQSSPWSLTDDEVERTEWRRGTDTSDRDDTPCSSSFDEFFKKDEKASWRKLRRARQEDLDDLDDGDEESDRSFGGNDVDRDAWEIRSSIGLDSTLDREEEEDEYDKVATGRENAGDRLFMSDVTDHGSYLNSHNVLPNPLHATAKDLHANRLAARIRLNEDEVEAQKYTSGHVHDAEVKEGQHVEASKDCNQLRPILKRKDNNAVSKSQKRVRFDPSCRYGSEEAVDTSEGAPLMEATVSDDGSLIAQNASRVPDYLLNPSKYTRYSFDSTSEIDEESNTQACMDSLNLVKELKLPQSGLEPADSSADLPKSVIFIPKKKASDAKAVSDSTVLKQNKEEDHKQSLHGADFPLGIADGESQHEVSAMEEDETETNAADRSAGFQRPGRRYRTKSRSNDHDS, from the exons ATGGCGTCTTCAGAATCCATGGACGACAGCTTCCGAGTCCGAGTCGAGAAGGTCTTCGGATCCCTCGCGCCGTCAAAGTCTTCGGCTCTGCAGTCTTCGCCGTGGTCCCTCACCGACGACGAGGTCGAGCGAACAGAGTGGAGGCGGGGTACGGACACCTCCGATCGCGACGACACGCCGTGCTCGTCTTCGTTCGATGAGTTCTTCAAGAAGGACGAGAAGGCTTCGTGGAGGAAGCTTCGCAGAGCGCGACAAGAAGATCTCGACGATCTCGACGACGGCGATGAAGAGTCGGACCGGTCGTTTGGAGGAAACGACGTTGACAGAGACGCATGGGAAATCAGATCTTCGATCGGCTTGGACTCCACTCTCGACCGCGAG gaagaggaagatgaatATGACAAAGTGGCTACAGGCAGAGAAAATGCCGGTGATCGCTTGTTTATGAGTGATGTTACTGATCATGGGTCTTATTTGAACTCTCACAATGTTCTTCCCAATCCATTACATGCTACTGCTAAAGATCTACATGCCAATCGCCTGGCTGCAAGAATTAGGTTGAATGAAGACGAAGTTGAAGCCCAAAAGTACACTTCCGGACACGTTCATGACGCAGAAGTTAAGGAGGGACAGCATGTAGAAGCATCTAAAGACTGTAATCAGCTGAGGCCTATATTGAAGAGGAAGGACAATaatgcagtttccaagtcaCAAAAACGTGTCAGGTTTGACCCTAGTTGTAGATATGGCTCCGAAGAAGCAGTAGATACGTCTGAGGGTGCCCCCTTGATGGAGGCTACAGTTTCAGATGATGGATCTCTGATAGCCCAAAATGCTTCTAGGGTCCCAGATTATCTACTTAATCCTTCCAAGTATACGCGCTATAGTTTTGATTCAACAAGTGAGATTGATGAAGAATCTAATACTCAAGCATGTATGGATTCCCTTAATCTGGTAAAAGAGTTGAAGCTGCCACAGTCAGGATTAGAGCCAGCGGATTCTTCAGCTGATCTGCCGAAGTCAGTGATCTTCATTCCGAAGAAAAAGGCTAGTGATGCCAAAGCAGTAAGTGACAGCACTGTGTTAAAGCAAAACAAGGAAGAAGATCATAAGCAGTCCTTGCACGGAGCAGACTTTCCTTTGGGAATTGCAGATGGGGAATCCCAACATGAAGTTAGTGCAATGGAGGAGGATGAAACAGAAACAAATGCAGCAGATAGAAGTGCTGGTTTCCAAAGACCTGGTAGGAGGTATAGGACAAAATCAAGGTCAAATGACCATGACTCTTGA